The window CACGGAACTCCTTCGGCAGACGATGTGCACTGCGGGAACTGCCTCGAACGGGCGCCGACGTTACCGGCCCGGGCAGCCCCGCGACCGAACCGGGTCCGCGGCGCGACCGTCAGGATGCCTGGGCGGCCACCCGAATGCCGAACGCGACAAGCATGGCTCCCATGGCGGTGTCGATCGCCCGCCGCACCGCCGGCCGCGCCAGAACCCCGCGCACCGCATTCACGACATTCGCCAGCACTGTGAACCAAACCAGGCCCACCACAGCCGAAATCACCCCGAGCGTCAGGGTGTCCAACGCCGAGGGCGCCTCCGGCACGAACTGCGGAAGCAGCGCCAGAAAGAACACCGCCACCTTGGGATTGAGCAAATTCGTCAGCAGCCCCTGCCGGAACGCCGCCCACGCACTCGGCCCCGACGCCCCTGCCTCCGCCTCCACCTCGTACTCCCCCCGCCGAGCCGCCAACAGCGCCCGCACCCCCAGCAGCATCAAATACCCCGCCCCCACCAACTTCACGACGGTGAACGCCACCGCCGAAGCGGCAAGCAGCCCCGCAACCCCCACCGCACTAACCACCGACCAGACGAACACCCCAGCGGCAATCCCCGCCGCACAAGCCATCCCGGCCCGCCGCCCCGACAACGCCGCACTCCGCGTCACGATCACAAAATCCGGCCCCGGCGACATAGCCGCCACCAGAGTCACGCCACCCAACGCCACCATCTGAGCTGTAGACATCACCGGCCCAGCGTACGAGGAACAGCCACTCTGATCACCCCGAAATATTCCACCCACACAGCTCTACCGAGTCCCAGGGTGGTCCGTCTGAATTCGTGGGCAATGCAAGGGTTCTCAACCGAGATGCGCTGGCCCCGTTGACAAACCTACCGGACTGCCCAATCCCCTCCGGCGCTCATGCTTGGATCCACGGGAGTCAAATCGGGGCTATCTGATCATGAAAGGCCCCGATATGACTCCCGTGGAATCGGCGAGGTGGTGGCCCAGTTGCGGGCTTTTGCAGCAGCCAGGAGGAGGTCCAGGGCGTGGGTGATGGTTTGGTTGAGGACTTCCTCGGGTTTGCCGTCGAACTGGTGGTGGGTGGCGGTGGTTTCGGCTGGGGTGGAGACTGCGAACCAGACCGAGCCCGGGGGCTCGCCGTCTTGGGGGTCGGGGCCGCCGGCGCCGGTGACGGCTACCGCGAGGGTGGCGTCGAGCAGGGTGCGGGCGCCGTCGGCCATGGCCTTGGCGGCGGGCTCGGAGACTACTGGGCCCAGAGGGACTTTCAGTAGGTCGTGTTTGACGGTGCGGGAGTAGGCGACGATGCCGCCGCGGAACCAGTCACCGGAGTCGGGGGCCGCGCCGAGGGCTGCGGCCAAGTTGCCCGCGGTCAGGGATTCCGCGACGGCGACGGTCAGGTCGCTGTCGGCGGCGAGGGCGGCGAGTTGCTCGGTCACTGCGTTCAACGAACCTCCCCTGGTCTGCCTACTTGCCGAGGGCGTCGGCGAGTTGTCCCTTGCTCATCGTGGAGCGGCCCTTGATGTTGCGCTTCTTGGCTTCGTTGTAGAGCTGGTCGCGGGTCGGGCCCTTGGGCCGGTTGGTGCCGGACCGCTGGCCGCCGCGCTGCTGGGGCGATTTGTCGCGAATCGAGGTTCGGCTCGCGGTCTTGGATTCACCGGATTGGGCGCGGTTCTTGTTCACCGTACGGGCGGCGATCTCCTTGGCGCGTTTGGTGCTGGCGCCGCGGTCCTCCTGCGAATCCTTGATGTGCTCGTACTGCCGTTCGCGCTTGTTACTCCATACCTTCGGCATGGTCACACCTCCTTTACGGCAGGCGAGTACCCCGGCATCGGCCGAGCTAACGTCCTAGAGCAATCCCCACAGGTGTAAATCGGACACATATTTGCCGATCAGCGCCGGTTCCAGGTGCGGGATATCAGTGCCGGCGGCCTGCACCGCGGCGTGGAAGCGTTTGGTCGGCAGTGCGGCGCCCGCGAGCGGTCTACCTGGACGTTTGAAGGCGTGCAGGAGCGGAAGCAGGGACTGCTGGCGCTGTTTCTCGGGCAGGGCGCGCAGAGCGTTCTCGAAGCGGGCGAACCAGTCCTGGTAGTCATCGATGCGCTGGATTTCGTTGCCCGCGGCAATCAGCCAGTCGACGAAGGTGTCCAGGGAGATGTTGTCGTCATGCGGGTTGAGGACGTCGTAGGTGTGGAAGCCGGTGGGACGTCCGCCGAGGGTGGCGATCGTGGCGGCTGTGAAGTCGGCGGGCAGGCCGTCGTAGTGGGCGCGGCGGCGGGTTCCGTCAGCGGCGGTCACATAGAAGGAATGCGGAGCCAGGCCGGTGGCGAGCACGCTGAACAGGAGGCGAGTGAACATGTCGGGCAGGTTGAGCTGCCCGGCATAGTGGCTGTGGGCCAGGATCATGTCAGAGCGGAACACCGAGACGGGGAGTCCGAACCGGTCGTGTGCCTCCCGCAGGAGGACCTCGCTCGCCCACTTACTGGTGCCGTAACCGCCCGCGTACGCACTGTCGAGGCGGCGGACCGAACTGATCAGACGGATGTCGGCGTCTTCGTCGAAGTCAGCCGGATCGATCTGCGCTGCCACAGCCACAGTGGACAGGAAATCGACAGGTTTGATGCGAGCGGTGAGGGCCAAGCGGATGACCTCGGCGGTGCCGACGACATTGGGACCGAACAGTTGCCGATACGGGAGCACGTGGTTGACCAGCGCGGCCGAATGCACGATGCGGTCGACGGAGTCGGCCAAGCGGAACCAAGTCGCCTCGTCCACACCGAGATTCGGTTCGCCGACATCACCCGGAACGACCTCCAGGTGCACGGCAGCGAGTTCCTCGAATTCGCTGAGCAATTCGGGATCACCGGAGTCGAATGCTGCCCTCAGGCGTTGCCGTGCAGCCGCGGCGTCAGACCCGCGCACCAGGCAGATCAGGGTTCCCCCAGTCGCTTTCAGCCGCCGCAACCATTCCAGGCACAGGAAGCGACCGAGGTAGCCGTTGGCGCCGGTGAGCAAGACGGTGCGAATTCCATTGACGTGCGAGTGGGCCGCGGCACCGACATCAGCGTCCGCGTCGGTGTCGGTGCTCGCGTCGGCGTCGGTGCTCGCGTCCGCCTTGGTGTCGGCGTCGGCGTCGGCGTCCGCGTGGGTGTCGGCGTCCGCGTGGGTGTCGGTGTCGGTGTCGGTGTCGGTGTCGGTGGCGTCGGTGTCGGCAACGGCGGTCTCGGTGTCGGCAACGGCGGTCTCGGTGTCGGCAACGGCGGTCTCGGTGTCGGCGCGGGTGTCGGTGTCGGCGCAGGTGTCGATGTCGGCGTCGGCCTCGGCGCGGGCGCGGGTGCGGGTGTCGGCTCGGGTGTCGGCGTCGGCGTGCAACAGTGTCGCGGCGGCGGCCAGTGTGTCAGCGTCGACGAACCGTTCGAGGGTGAGGTCGACGGCACGGACCTCCTGTTCGTCGCCGTGGACAGCGCTGAACGTCGGACGCTTCGCGCCGGAATGTCGTTCAGCCGCAATGTAGTCGGCGATCTGGCGCAGGTCGGTGGCCGGGCTGGTGAGCACACCCACCGGCACCTCGACGTCGAATATCTCGTGCAGCAGGTTCGAGAGCGACAGCGCCGACAGCGAATCGCCGCCGAGGTCGGTGAAGTGGGCGTCAGGGTGCAGATCTGTGTCGGCACAGCCGAGCAGCGCTCGCACGGCGCGACCGAGCGTCTGCAGCACCGGCTGGTCGGCGGCCGAGTGGCGCAGGGCGATCAACTCGTTGGTTTGCGCGGCTGCGAGATCGGCGTAGAGCTGCTCCAGACGCGCACCGTAGCGCTCTTTCAGCTTGGGCCGCAGCAGTTTTCCGATGCCGGACAGCAGCCCGTTGCCGGTGCTGAACGGCTCGGTTTCGATCAGGAAGTCCCGCGGAATCTCGTAGGAGTTCAGTTCGGCGTCGCGGGCCAGCTCCTGAAGTGATTCCGCGAGTGCGGCTTTCGGATCCGTGGCGCGCAAGACGTCCGCGGTGGGGACGATGACTGCCAGCAGGTAGGCGCGTTCGCTGCTGCCGTAGACGAAGATCTGCCGGACCAGCGGGCTCGTCGAGAACACCGCCTCCAGCTTCGCGACTGTCACGAATTCGCCCTGTGACAGCTTCAAGACGTTGTTGCGCCGGTCCACGCACAC of the Nocardia sp. XZ_19_385 genome contains:
- a CDS encoding LysE family translocator, whose amino-acid sequence is MSTAQMVALGGVTLVAAMSPGPDFVIVTRSAALSGRRAGMACAAGIAAGVFVWSVVSAVGVAGLLAASAVAFTVVKLVGAGYLMLLGVRALLAARRGEYEVEAEAGASGPSAWAAFRQGLLTNLLNPKVAVFFLALLPQFVPEAPSALDTLTLGVISAVVGLVWFTVLANVVNAVRGVLARPAVRRAIDTAMGAMLVAFGIRVAAQAS
- a CDS encoding CinA family protein translates to MNAVTEQLAALAADSDLTVAVAESLTAGNLAAALGAAPDSGDWFRGGIVAYSRTVKHDLLKVPLGPVVSEPAAKAMADGARTLLDATLAVAVTGAGGPDPQDGEPPGSVWFAVSTPAETTATHHQFDGKPEEVLNQTITHALDLLLAAAKARNWATTSPIPRESYRGLS
- a CDS encoding plasmid stabilization protein, whose product is MPKVWSNKRERQYEHIKDSQEDRGASTKRAKEIAARTVNKNRAQSGESKTASRTSIRDKSPQQRGGQRSGTNRPKGPTRDQLYNEAKKRNIKGRSTMSKGQLADALGK
- a CDS encoding thioester reductase domain-containing protein; translated protein: MVETAQERRARRVAELYAEYPEIRAARPDKAVGAALREMRLPEIISTVVGAYAERPALGQRAFAWEVDAAGRRSRRLLPQFDTITYGEMGQRVAAVTAAWQESGIRAGDFVAIIGFTSIDYTILDLACVQLGVVAVPMQANAPVLQLSSILTETSPRVVAASAELLEHAVDCVLAAAVTPQLLVFDHHPDDENQRAAIDTARRRLVDARATNALDASATHTLDAPAVHTLDALIDHGRRLPAAPLSAADDDTLTLLIYTSGSTGTPKGAMYTEPLVRKIWLAQPPVAAINLNFMPMSHVAGRMTLHGLLARGGTAYFAAHSDMSTLFEDIALVRPTELFFVPRVCDMVFQRFLGEVDRRWTPGADRADIEEQVKTELREQFLGGRVMTAICGSAPLAAEMKMFIESVIDLELHDGYGSTEAGGGLVIDNRVRRPPVLDYKLVDVPELGYFRTDRPHPRGELLLKTTAMIPGYFKRPDITAEVFDAEGFYRTGDIVAELGPDELVCVDRRNNVLKLSQGEFVTVAKLEAVFSTSPLVRQIFVYGSSERAYLLAVIVPTADVLRATDPKAALAESLQELARDAELNSYEIPRDFLIETEPFSTGNGLLSGIGKLLRPKLKERYGARLEQLYADLAAAQTNELIALRHSAADQPVLQTLGRAVRALLGCADTDLHPDAHFTDLGGDSLSALSLSNLLHEIFDVEVPVGVLTSPATDLRQIADYIAAERHSGAKRPTFSAVHGDEQEVRAVDLTLERFVDADTLAAAATLLHADADTRADTRTRARAEADADIDTCADTDTRADTETAVADTETAVADTETAVADTDATDTDTDTDTDTHADADTHADADADADTKADASTDADASTDTDADADVGAAAHSHVNGIRTVLLTGANGYLGRFLCLEWLRRLKATGGTLICLVRGSDAAAARQRLRAAFDSGDPELLSEFEELAAVHLEVVPGDVGEPNLGVDEATWFRLADSVDRIVHSAALVNHVLPYRQLFGPNVVGTAEVIRLALTARIKPVDFLSTVAVAAQIDPADFDEDADIRLISSVRRLDSAYAGGYGTSKWASEVLLREAHDRFGLPVSVFRSDMILAHSHYAGQLNLPDMFTRLLFSVLATGLAPHSFYVTAADGTRRRAHYDGLPADFTAATIATLGGRPTGFHTYDVLNPHDDNISLDTFVDWLIAAGNEIQRIDDYQDWFARFENALRALPEKQRQQSLLPLLHAFKRPGRPLAGAALPTKRFHAAVQAAGTDIPHLEPALIGKYVSDLHLWGLL